CTACTCCCACTGTCCCCCATCGGTTCACCTCTTTCCCCCCCACTCCCGTCACTACGGACAACGTGCGGACCAAGAGTCGAGAGCTGCTGGTGGCTGCTTTGCAGACTGGCGGTGAGAACCCCTAACTTTAATCCTTAGTTACTTGTTGGCTTTACATGCTTGCTTACTTAAATTGTTAATTGGTTAAATGCTAACTTGctctatttgttgttttttgttaacTTTAGTTACTTAATTGTTTAGGTACTTGCTTACTCACTTATTTGTCTATCTAACTTACTTATTTGCTTATAAAGTTGCTCGCCTACTTATTGCGTTATTTTGCTTACTAAGTTACTCACATAGTTATTTCCTTATGTACTTTCTGGCATTTGCTGCTGATACCATTTTAGATTTCAGCTGTAAAGGTAGATAGATCAACTCgatgatgatttatttattatttaactgCATCATTTCTCTGAATTTGCCGGGAAATGATAAAATATGTTGTGTTTCAGATGACTTCAAAGCTATTGGGGTTGACTGTGAACACGTGGCAGCACAAATTGAGGAACATATCCTTTTTGGAGAACGTCACTGTTCAGATGAATAAACTGGAGTCTAGCAACTCTGTGAGGGCTGTGGTTATCAGCCTGTTTATCTTGGGTGAAAAATCTTTACATTAATCAGTTTTTATCACACAGTTTCAGACACACTCTCATCTCCAGTGGGAAAATCACATCTTATAGAACCAAAAGTTTGAGGTTTCCCTTGTATAACAAGTTATTTTCTAATTAAACAGCATTTATATAAATCTATCCCATAGCACCAAGTGACCTCGTACAGTGCAGACTCAAAGTATTATTAATTCTGACTGAGCTGAACCTTATAACTATGACCGAAGATATGATTAAAAAGTACCACACCATGCAATTTAGTTTGAAATCTGGACTAGGCCATGTAATACCATGAATCTTTAGATTTTTAGTCTctttaatgtttccttttaaaaGCAATCCATTCTTAAACCAGAACTAGACAACAGGACTGGTGTAAAAGCTGATTAAGTAATGATTCCATTTAAACCCAGAATGTAAAGTCCAGTGGTGGGTGAACTGTTCAGGTTGCATGGAGCTGATATGGCTAGAACATCCACCTGGGCGCATGTGTGGTGGTGGGTTCATGAGTGGATTGATTCTTGCTCTGGAAACCCCTTTCTCTAATTGCTGCTTTTCGCAGTGATTCTCCAGTACTGGATTCATATAAAAACCAGCAATcaagtctgcagagaggatcatcaggtgTGACCTTCCCTCCAatcaggacttgtacaggtcaagggtcagaaaCATGGCTGCTGACATCTTTACAgatcccacacatcctggacacaaactgtttagacttttaccttcaggtggcgctacagagatagtttcttcccccagtcTCTATGATTAAGATCgataccatgcatatttgcactaatACAACCATGTCCATCTTTGTagtataaaaacaatttatatacatatttataaaaaaccttttttattttcccttcctATATATTAAGATAAAATGTCTTCACTGCAAACAAAGTGGCGAATAAAGCATATTTTATAATGGCCCAGATTGCATTCAGAAAGCAACTTTCCTCCCATCCtcattttacaaatgaaatattctcGTTGTAGATATGTTTGACCCTTGACAGTTCATCGTGCTCACGAATATTTCAGGAATTCAAGTCGACAGATATGAAGTATAAAACCCGTCTGCGAAGCCGTATTTCCAACCTGAAAGACCAAAAGAACCCGGAGCTGAGACGCAACGTCCTGTGTGGGAACATCTCACCTGAACGCATTGCGTCCATGACTGCTGAGGTCAGTCCGCCACACATTCAGTCTCATGTTCTCTGAGTCATGTTGGTGTTAAGGTTTGTGTCAGAGTTTGAGTTTTGCACATCGGCAGGCGAAGCTTTTCTTTCTGCCGTTAGCTTTGACTGCTCAGAGTGAGATGGGAAGCAGTGGAATTGGATTGAGATCAAAAAATCCCAAGATCTCAAAACAAATATATCACATTCATAATGCTTTTCATAGACTTAAAAACTTTCTAATTTAAAGAAAAGGAGCATTTTCACATGGATTTGTTTTACCTCTCagtggtcctgttcataacttttatggacaggatttctaggtgcagccaagggccggagggggtctggtttggggaccagaggatttcgtctcttctttttgcagatgacgtggtcctgctggccccctctagccaagacctacagcatgcactggggcggttcgcagccaagtgtgaagcggctgggatgaagatcggctcctccaagtccaaggccatggttctggaccggaaaagggtggcttgtcctcttcaggttggaggggagttcctgcctcaagtggaggagtttaagtatctcggggtcttgttcacgagtgagggaagaatggagcgggagatcgacagacggatcggtgcggctgccacagtaatgggggcgctgtgccggtccgttgtggtgaagagagagctgagccgaaaagcaaagctctcgatttactggtcggtctacgttcctaccctcacctatggccatgaactttgggtcatgaccgaaagaacgagatcacggatacaagcggctgaaatgagcttcctctgtagggtggccgggctctcccttagagatagggtgaggagctcggccatctgggaggagctcggagtagagccgctgctcctccacatcgagaggagccagttgatgtggctcgggcatctaaaccagatgcctcctggatgccttcctttggaggtgttccaggcacgtcccaccgggaggaggcccaggacacgatggagggattatgtctctcggctggcctgggaacgccttgggctccccctggaggaactggaggaggtgtcttgggagagggacgtctgggcgtctctgctgagtctgctgcccccgcgacccggtcccggataaagcggaagacgacgagtacgagtacgagtggtTCTTTTATACGTCAATGagactgaagatgaaaaggatAAAGTTACAGAAAAATGCCAAAACCATCAAAATAGTTTGACATCTTATCAAACCAGAGAGAAAGTAGGTATCTTTTTACAGCGAAATGGATTTAGCTCACAACAGTAGCTCGACATTAACTGACATTAACTGCAAGCTGATgtgattttgattaaaatgaaagGTACAGTTAGTTTCTGCATTGAGAGCAACAAGCAGGAAGAGATTATTCATTAAACTACACAATTGTGAAACTACTGGATAACTGGAAGGTCTGTTGTCTACTGTAAACTTGTGTAAAATCTAGAAAATCCCTTGGCCAAGTTTAAGCTGGTAATCCTTTGAGTTGAGGATTCTGTCCAGCTGATCGTGGAGGATTTGAAGTGTTGGTTTGTTTCTTTGCTGTTCTAGGAAATGGCGAGTGCAGAGCTGAAGCAGATCAGAGAGGCTTTGACTAAAGAGTCCATCAGAGAACATCAGCTGTCAAAGGTCGGAGGAACCGAGACAGATATGTTCATCTGCAACAAGTGTCACGGCAAGAACTGCACGTACACACAGGTACAGAAAAGATCACCTCATAGGAATTCGAAGCTGTTTTCTTGGGCTTTGAGATTTGTTCTGTTAAGCTTGGTCCATTttgtgtgtctcccaggtgcaGACCCGCAGCGCCGATGAACCCATGACGACCTTTGTTCTGTGTAACGGCTGCGGCAACCGATGGAAGGTGAGGAAATCCTATCAGTAATGTAAGAGTATGTGTGTAATCAGAGTTAGttggttttttatgttttttaattatgGTAAAAACGTTGAACAGCTCGTGGGTTGTTCTGTTAAAACGTTCTGAAAGCGACTTGTTTAAAGTTCTACCAGAAGGTGGCAGCAGAGACTAGGCTCACATTTCCTCCTGTATGCACTTCCTCTTCATTCACCCTCACGATTCTCTCTTTCATCTTTCTCTTCATGCCCTCTGTTGGTTTTTTCCCCAGACTTTTTCCATTGTGTCCCCCCCTCGCCCCTccttcctccatcttcttcagTTTCATCAACTCATGTCCTTCTTCTCCCCTCACCCTTACATCTCAGACCTCTTCACTTTCCTTTTCACTGTCCCCCTTCAGTCTCTCCACCTTTCCCCTCTATATTAGTCCCTCCTTACTTCCCCCATAGTATTTTCCAGTCCTTCATCCCTCCCTTATTTAGCTGCTCACTCTGCGTCAAAGTGTGGCGACTAATTTCACTCCCTGATGCTCTATTTTGTAGCGTGTATCAAAAAGCAGACCTTTAACAATTGTGgtatatatttaaatacatgCTTAAAACTGCTTCAATCAGTGTAAATTCTATCTCTCCTAATTCGCAGGTTATTTTAGTTACTTTTGAATGTTCTGAAAGTCAACAGTGCCTAACATTTTCCCAATACATAAAACATATTCAGAAACATTGtggtaataaaacacaataatccCTCTTAAAGCTTGTATGAAATGAGGAATGTTATGTATTAATCCATATTAGAAAGATGGCCTGGTAAAAGTAttctattttttcacattttcttatgTTGCAACCAAAAacagtgtattttactgggatttttgatcgaccaacacaaagaaacacataatgtgaagtggaaagaaatgttttctgtaaatTTGTGATGTGCTTTTATGTTCAACCAGTtggtactttgtagaaccaccgaAATTAGAAAATCTTGCGATGGCATTAAATGCGAAGGTAAATATTACGATGACTAAATCAGGTGCGAAATCTGCCTATTTTgtctttcctctctctctcgTGTGCTTCCATCCCTCTATGACCATTAGCATTTTGGGCGAAGTCATTAGTGTCCGGTGTGATCATCTGCTGCCGTGAGACTCTGCCCAACTGGccaaaatattacattagcatgaaaaatgtaagttcataacacttggaatatattgGTCAATAATTATTGCACTCCAATAAGGTCCTTTGCGATATGAATATTGCGCACACTGATATTGCGATGATGGTATATTCGCTGTATATCATGCAGCCTTATTTGGGGTCATTTGCTACGTCTTAGAAATTCATTGTATTTTCCTAAATTAATGCATCAAAGTGATGGAAACCAGAGCTGGGATGATCTGCTGGTTGGGATAGCCtcgttaaatgcagcaaaaaaaCAGATATCAGTGAAAGAGACCGTTAGCAGCAGTTAGCAGACCGTTAACtgcttactttgtttttatcacATAAGGAAGAAAATCCTGAACTGAGATTTAATGACtctgttttctctttcttttcacaGTTCTGTTGAAGACacgtgtgtatttgtgtgtatacaaacacacacacatatatatatatatatatatatctatctcaTTAATTAAAGAAACGGAGTGAGTAAATCATTGAATttgaaaaactgtattttttattttatgttatttttataaatattcgaCTAACAGTTGTAATATACCAAgatgaaaatattgaaaagttcTTGTTATTTGATTTAATTGGTTTTGTATGGAGCACTGGGATGTTGATTTAAGTAACATTTCTGTTACATTTGGGCCTTGTGAAAGTGATGGATGAGCTTTTCTTTGCCATGTTTCTTCTTACACTTATATTAAAGCTGCTCTTGGGTTGACATCAAATAAGTgacttgttttctttatttatttatttgctgatTTGTAGGCCCTTATGGTTCTTCTCTTCACAGgtttctataggatttaggtctgaggaCTGAGATGGCCACAAGAGGAAGTTGATTTTGTATCTGATGAACCACCTATGTGTTGGCTTGGCCAAATATTTTGTATCATTATGATGCTGAGGTCTAACTtgtgacccattttcagttgtCTGGCAGAGGCCACCAgattttgattaaaaatgttctGATATTTCAGAGTTAATGATACAATGCACTCTAACACAGTACCAAGAGCCTTTAGAAGGGAAACGGTCCCAGAGCATCACAGACCCTCCACTTTACTCCAcatgttcacattttatttgaagCTAGACTCACCTGGGGTgtttgtctcatctgatcaaagcAAAACAGCCATGGCTGAGGTTTCATTAGTTTAGCAGATGCCACATcattatgtttgtgtttttagacTGAAAAGGTCagttgttcttttttcttttgttttttctcctgtTTCCTGGTTTATGGAGGTTAACACCCAAATGGCACGTTCTCTTATCTTTCCCATTTTGGGTAATGTCATATTTACTGAATACCTCAGGGAAACAGGATGTCATGGATAGCTAAGTAAATAGTTTTTGGACCCTCTGATCAACTTaaagatgttaaaataaatacatttaaaaaaacgttaaattaatttttctttttaaaatcgtGGGATTGTAGGATTTTTTTCACCTGTACCGATTCATTtaattcctaaaaaaaaaaaaaatctgctgaaaAAACTTGCTTAAAAATTTAGTGTTAAAACAAAActcgtatttttttttttttctgctgtgatTTCAGCATTTCATGGTTCATTGACGAGGATATTTTCTTCTctgatgtttatttccatctagATGCCATTTGGGGTGGAGGAGTAATGTTGGTTGTGTGGTAGGTTTTTTTCACTTTGTCGGAAGGGGAAGGGAATATCGGATATCGACATTGGCCCACATGTTTCATATCAGTGCATCCCTACTTCCTTACAGACATTTTAATCAGGGTGGATTAATGCTGTATTGTATCATCATATCTTAATTAGAGGTTATATTTACCTCATTTAAAGACTTTGTAAGGATCAAAATTCTAATAATGTAAACTctttaagttatttaaaaaggtACACCAATGCAACCGCTGCTCCATACAGGTGTTTGAACATTATCAGTTTTTGAGAGGATATCTCATTGACCCTGACACaccttttctaaaaaaaaaaaaatatatatatatatatatactaatgacagtttaaataaatcagGCTTACAGGAGAAAGCCAAGTGACGCTGGCTGTTTTCTAAAGGATAGTGTTGGTGGTGAGCATGTTGACAGAGGAGATGAAAAGTGGTGAGAAAGCAGAGCACAGAAAAAtcctgcagtgtttgttttggaAACAGTGCTGAGCTCTTTCCATACATGAGCATGGGAGAAGTAGTTGGAGGAAGGTGATGAGACACTTACAAGACTCAGGGCTCTGTGATATACCACATTCTGTTAGATGTCTTCTTCCTGGATGGAAAACTGGACTGAAGGCATGCAGAGTAGACTGGCCACAGGCTCCATGGCtttgaaagaaggaaaaaggtGCACAGACAAACTAATTCAACAGAGTTAGGTTAACCCTGTTGAATGTTACTTAAGCTGCAAAGAAagcttcaaaaatgaagaacctCACAAATAAGGATGACCTTTACAACTATGTAATAAGTTGCCTCTCAACTGAATGGTGCTAATCCTTGTTTCTGGTAATATTTTGTTGCTTCATCCACCTCTAGTGACCCTCCACAGGGTTAAGCAggtatggaaaataaataaaggaatgaCTTTGGTACCAGTTTATTATAGAACTTGCTGTTTAAATAATGGATAAATATTTATTGACCCAACAATCAAGTAAACTGTAAAGAAACCATCATTCAAAGCCATCATTAAGCAGTTATAACACATTAATGATTCATCATTAAAATGGTCTTAATACTGCTTTATTAACTGCTTGACTATTTATAAATTCTTTAGAGCTCAAGTAAAAGAGCATTTTTGATAAGTTTAATCTTGCTGTAAAGTGGTAGCTGAATATCTCAGGAAAGATAACTGTGAGATGTTTCAAACTTTGGGGCCAACACAGTGAATTAGACAACAAAAGAGAATGTTTTCTGCTGCCAGCCAGTCACAGACCAGCTTTGAAAACCTGTGGCCTTACAGCCACTGAAATGCCAATGAAATGAGTGAATAAAATGGTCACTTTCATTATAAAACCACTAGAGGGCCAATGCTGCACTAAACATGTGCAAACCCTACAAACAATGCCATTCCCTGTGTCAGTTACTGTTTTTTACATCAACTTTCTGCATATCCTCCTTTTTTCTTCTCACTGGCAGCTCCATATTCAGCATCCTTTGCCTGATACAATCATTTCTTAtcctgtccaatcagaatcctCTTTTCTATCACTCTTGCAACCATCCTTTCACAGATCACCAGTGGCACTTTTCTTTGTCCTCTACACCCTGCCTGCACTCTCCTCTTCACGTTCCTTTGCACTACCAGTTGCTTTGAATTGTTGACCTCAGGTATTTACACGCATCCACCTTCAGTACCTCCACTCCTTACAGCTTCCTTGCAAGTTGCTAAGGACCTCTACTAATGGGTTCAAATGATCTGTTACTTATGTTTGGTCTGCCCGACAGAAAAGGGAACACATAGAAAGCTTTAGATTTTGTTAAGCTATTAACTGCAGGGTTTTAACTAAatttgaaggaaaaataaatcattctcTAGTACTTCGTCTAATGTCTTACCCAGACATTTTACTGGTACTCCATACATGTATGATGGTTGTAcatttgtgtatgtgtgacacATTCTTGAGTAATCCCAAACAGAAGCAGTTCAGGTTACAGTGAACTGTGGGaaagaaaacagacacacaaCCTGCAAATTGACAGTTTCATACAATGTTAGCTGTATAAACATAGTTTTAACTATAACAGCTCTGCACTGCTCAGTTCATGTTCACTTTCACTTCAAACTGGACTCACACTATAACGTGTCACCTCAGTGACGTTTTTTCACTGCTGGAAACCTCAGCTGGATTTATCATGGGCTCTTAGAGCCACTTTTGACCAGGTTTAGAtgattgatttaaataaattatttgccTTTGGCTTAATTCTGGCAGAACATAACAGAATCTGAATCTGAATTGGTAACGTTAATTTAAGTTAGTTGGTTTTCTGGAAAGGACCTAGCTTTTATGCAAAGTCTACACATTTTTTAATAGTGTTGAGTTTGGGGTGTCAGGATGACCATTCCAGAAGCATAATTTTAGTGTTCCTTAACCTTTCCCGAACTAGTTTAGATACGTTTGGGATCACTATCCTGTTGGAACGCCCAACCGTATCAACTTGTCAACCTGTACCACACtaaacaaattcaattcaattcagttttatttatatagcgccaattcacaacacatgttgtctcaaggcacttcacaacagtcaggtttatacattccaattaatcctaacaattgaacagtgcagtcggagttagctttttattcaaattggataaaaagtttttctatctaaggaaacccagcagattgcatccagtcagtgacatgcagcattccttcctcccggatgagcatgtagagacagtggacagtcactggcgttgactttgcagcaatccctcatactgagcatgcatgtagcaacagtggagaggaaaaactcccttttaacaggaagaaaccttcagcagaaccaggctcagtgtgagcggccatctgccacgactgactgggggtttgagagaacagagcagagacacaaaaagaacaaagaagcactgatccagaagtactttctatgggaaggaaaagtaaatgttaatggatgtagctcctttagtcgtttcatctagaaagaaagaacagataaactctgagccagttttcaaggttagagtctgaaagagagcac
This DNA window, taken from Girardinichthys multiradiatus isolate DD_20200921_A chromosome 1, DD_fGirMul_XY1, whole genome shotgun sequence, encodes the following:
- the tcea2 gene encoding transcription elongation factor A protein 2, coding for MFPPQQSSSTDEEESAEMAKTQEVERIAKKLDKMVHKKNTDGALDLLRELRNMKMSLETLQSTRVGMSVNAVRKQSSDEEVQTLAKTLIKSWKKLLDGAEGKSDGKKKEGSPVRSSSTSKDSGATEKSSMKSVETPTTPTTPTVPHRFTSFPPTPVTTDNVRTKSRELLVAALQTGDDFKAIGVDCEHVAAQIEERIFQEFKSTDMKYKTRLRSRISNLKDQKNPELRRNVLCGNISPERIASMTAEEMASAELKQIREALTKESIREHQLSKVGGTETDMFICNKCHGKNCTYTQVQTRSADEPMTTFVLCNGCGNRWKFC